The Pseudomonas sp. KU26590 genomic sequence CGAGACGGGCCACAACCGGCTACCTACACCGCCGGACAAAATTACCGGTATCAATTCCATATTTCTAAATCCTTGCGCATAGCCAGGCAGTGATGTCTGAAGTGAGGTCGGACGCAAACGCTTGGCTTCATCCGACAAATTCGGTTAGCAGGGGGCGCTTGTCGTTTTTTCGTGGAGCGGCCCGTGCAAAGGACGCAAGAATATCAGAGTGGCATCGGTATGCGGGTGCCCCCGAGTGGGTTTGCATGCTGTAGGACGTTTCAGTCGTCAGCGGGCGCGGCCGTGGCGATCCGACAGGATCCGGCTTCGGGGCTTGTCATCCGGACAACATAGCCCCTGAATCAACATGGCCGGGGCGCCGATAACATGGCGCCGGTCAGGGGAGCAGGTCGCTTTAAGCGAGCAACGGTAGTGGCACGCTATCCGCAATCGCTGCAATATCGAGCTGGCATCAGGACTACTTGATCAGGTCAGATCTCGGGGTCAGCAGCTCGTCGGATTGAGCGCTCGGCAACGAATAAGACCGGTAGTCCAGTGTCGAGATAGCAGGAAATGAATCTGAACGCGGAACGCTACGTCGGTTGACGGCTCTTATGCTGCCGGCCTTAGCCGTTTCCGCACTTCCTTGGCTTCGCAGCCCTCTATCTTCAGCCATGGATTCTATGAGTCGCTCACACGAAAATAACCTGCAAGCGGCGCTAAAGGCTTGTCGCGGGAGTTTCCTCTCGGTCGGGTTCTTCAGTCTTTTCGTCAACACGTTGATGCTGGTTCCGACCTTTTACATGATTCAGGTTTCGGGACGGGTGGTGCCGAGCAGCAGCACGTCCACGCTGATCATGCTCACCCTTATTCTCTCTGTCCTGATGCTGACGCTGGGGTCGCTGGAGTGGGTCCGGTCGCGCATCATGGTGCGCATCAGCAATCGGCTGGATGTGCTGCTCAGTCGCGACGTGTACCGCGCCAGCTTCAGGAAAGCGTTGAACAGCGGCGGAATGGACGCGTCGGCGCAGTCCCTGAATGACCTGACCTCGCTGCGGCAATTTCTCACCGGTAACGGGTTGTTTGCGTTCTTCGATGCGCCGTGGCTTCCGGTGTACACCGCCGTGATGTTTCTGTTTCACCCCTGGTTTGGCTGGATGACGGTGGTCTCCGCGGTTGTGCTGGTGGCGCTGGCGTACGTCAATCATCGCTACACCGGCGCCGCGCTGGCCGAGGCCAACAAGCAGAGCCTTACCGCCAATCTGCACACCACCAAAAGCCTGCGCAACGCTGAAGTCATCGAGTCGATGGGCATGCTCGACACCCTGATGGGGCGCTGGGCGGTTCGGCAGCGGCGGGTGCTGGTGTTGCAGTCCGGGGCCAGCGACAAGAGCGGCGTGATCACATCCATCTCTAAGACGTTCCGGGCCTGGGCCCAGTCGATGATGCTGGCGGCAGGCGCGTACCTGGTGATTACCCATGAGATCAATCCTGGCTTGATGATGGCCGGTTCTATACTGCTGGGCCGTGCACTCGCGCCGATTGATCAGATGATCGGCAGCTGGAAAGGCTTCGTCTCAGCGCGCGTGCAGTACCAGCGCTTGAATGAAACCCTGGACAAGCTCAACGCCGAGCCCGAGCGCATGTCTTTGCCGAATCCGGAAGGCCACGTACAGGTCGAAAGCCTGTTCGTGGCGCCGCCGGGTGCGAAAGCGGCGGTGATCAAAAACATCAGTTTCGTGACGCCCGCCGGCAGCATCGTCGGTATCGTCGGGCCAAGCGCGGCGGGCAAATCGACGCTGGCGCGTGCGTTGCTCGGCATCTGGCCGCCACAGCATGGCGTTGTCAGGCTCGATGGCGCTGACATCAGTGCGTGGGACAAGCAAAAGCTCGGCCCGCACCTGGGTTACCTGCCTCAGGACATCGAGCTGTTCGAAGGCAGCATCAGCGACAACATCGCCCGTTTCGGCAAGATCGACCCCGAGAAGGTCGTGCTGGCGGCGCGCACGGCTGGCGTCCACGAAATGATCCTGCAGCTGCCCGACGGCTACGACACGGTGATCGGCAGCGAAGGCGTCAACCTCTCCGGCGGTCAGCGTCAGCGCATCGGTCTGGCGCGCGCGGTGTATGGCAGCCCTCGGCTGATCGTGCTGGATGAGCCCAACTCCAACCTCGATGAGGTCGGTGAACGTGCGCTGGGTGTGGCGCTGCAAAAGATGAAAGAAACCGGCGCGACGGTGTTCATCATTTCCCACCGCCCTAACGTGCTGTCGCGGCTTGACCGGATCATGGTCTTGAACAGCGGCACCCTGACGATGTATGGCCCACGTGATCAAGTGATCGCCGAACTG encodes the following:
- a CDS encoding type I secretion system permease/ATPase — its product is MSRSHENNLQAALKACRGSFLSVGFFSLFVNTLMLVPTFYMIQVSGRVVPSSSTSTLIMLTLILSVLMLTLGSLEWVRSRIMVRISNRLDVLLSRDVYRASFRKALNSGGMDASAQSLNDLTSLRQFLTGNGLFAFFDAPWLPVYTAVMFLFHPWFGWMTVVSAVVLVALAYVNHRYTGAALAEANKQSLTANLHTTKSLRNAEVIESMGMLDTLMGRWAVRQRRVLVLQSGASDKSGVITSISKTFRAWAQSMMLAAGAYLVITHEINPGLMMAGSILLGRALAPIDQMIGSWKGFVSARVQYQRLNETLDKLNAEPERMSLPNPEGHVQVESLFVAPPGAKAAVIKNISFVTPAGSIVGIVGPSAAGKSTLARALLGIWPPQHGVVRLDGADISAWDKQKLGPHLGYLPQDIELFEGSISDNIARFGKIDPEKVVLAARTAGVHEMILQLPDGYDTVIGSEGVNLSGGQRQRIGLARAVYGSPRLIVLDEPNSNLDEVGERALGVALQKMKETGATVFIISHRPNVLSRLDRIMVLNSGTLTMYGPRDQVIAELAQQQAKAQAQAQAQAQGQTPPRVAPAPTGAI